A genomic window from Fusarium falciforme chromosome 2, complete sequence includes:
- a CDS encoding Lon protease-like protein, mitochondrial, with protein sequence MIPRSRLSGRLILERSAAHASRVSSEAIAARWTSSPAYRNRHICARRLPAIQPRLASAAFSTAARLGKEKDSKDKGFFESAIEPLTEPLSEEEAQANLENKRKEAEDKLSAESRNPGPDSPGSGKNDAGGQSQDGKAGSAAGGSAGSGSGSDGGDGGRRGRKSSAEKALQKPVVPEVYPQVLAIPIARRPLFPGFYKAITIKDPDVANAITESIKRGQPYVGAFLFKDENEDEDVIRNPDDVYDVGVFAQITSAFPIHGQEGALTAILYPHRRIRLSSLLPPGGQDAAKKTDSKTEPTPEPIPQKPAEEEATQEKKGDVVASFEESAVEKKPDQTAEKYEPTSFLKRYPVSLVNVENLVDEPYDPKSPVIRAVTNEIVNVFKEVATMNNLFRDQISTFSMSQSTGNVTSEPAKLADFAAAVSSGEQKELQEVLGCLNVEERMQKALVVLKKELMNAQLQSKISKDVENKISKRQREYWLMEQMKGIRRELGLESDGKDKLVEKFKEKANKLAMPDAVRKVFDEELNKLAHLETAASEFNVTRNYLDWLTQIPWGRRSAENFGIPNAVKILDEDHHGLKDVKDRILEFIAVGKLRGTVEGKILCFVGPPGVGKTSIGKSIARALNREYYRFSVGGLTDVAEIKGHRRTYVGALPGRMIQALKKCQTENPLILIDEIDKIGRGYQGDPSSALLELLDPEQNSSFLDHYMDVPVDLSKVLFVCTANMTDTIPRPLLDRMEIITLSGYVADEKMAIAQRYLAPAAKETAGLQNADVVLSEEAIEELIKSYCRESGVRNLKKQIEKVYRKSALKIVQELGEDVLPEEDALTEEGKSALEEAEKKKEEAASTGKESDVESSSESGETGTATEKPRKPLRVPDSVHVVIGKDNLNDYVGPPVFTSDRLYDVSPPGVSMGLAWTQLGGAAMYIESILQAPLRPETRPHLEITGNLKNVMKESTTIAYSFAKAFMVKEFPDNHFFDKAKMHLHVPDGAVSKDGPSAGITMATSLLSLALDTPVDPTVAMTGELTLTGKVLRIGGLREKTVAARRAGCKTIIFPKDNMSDWLELPENIKEGLQGHPVAWYPEVFNLVFPNLDREQANKCKIREWEEQQKKNNPESAEEED encoded by the exons ATGATCCCGCGTTCACGCCTCTCCGGccgcctcatcctcgagcgCTCTGCCGCCCATGCATCCCGAGTCTCTTCCGAAGCCATCGCCGCTCGATGGACCTCTTCGCCCGCCTACCGAAACCGTCACATCTGCGCTCGCCGGCTGCCCGCCATTCAGCCGCGGTTAGCCTCCGCCGCCTTCTCCACGGCCGCACGCCTCggaaaggagaaggacagCAAGGACAAAGGCTTCTTCGAGTCCGCTATAGAACCATTGACCGAGCCGTTgtccgaggaggaggcccagGCGAACCTGGAGAACAAGCggaaggaggccgaggacaaGCTTTCGGCCGAATCGAGAAATCCAGGGCCTGACTCACCTGGCTCTGGCAAGAATGACGCCGGAGGTCAATCACAAGACGGAAAGGCCGGGAGTGCGGCTGGAGGTTCTGCAGGATCTGGTTCCGGGAGCGACGGCGGTGACGGAGGCCGACGCGGTCGAAAGTCGTCCGCCGAGAAGGCTCTCCAGAAGCCTGTGGTTCCCGAGGTCTATCCCCAGGTCTTGGCCATCCCCATTGCCCGACGGCCGCTCTTCCCTGGTTTCTATAAGGCGATTACCATCAAGGACCCCGATGTGGCCAACGCAATCACCGAGTCCATCAAGCGTGGGCAACCCTATGTCGGCGCCTTCTTGttcaaggacgagaacgaggacgaggatgtcaTCCGAAACCCCGACGATGTCTACGACGTAGGTGTCTTTGCCCAAATCACAAGTGCATTCCCTATCCACGGCCAAGAGGGAGCTCTGACCGCCATCCTCTACCCTCATCGACGTATCCGATTATCCAGCTTGCTGCCTCCCGGTGGCCAAgatgctgccaagaagaccGATTCCAAGACCGAGCCTACACCCGAACCCATTCCCCAGAAgcccgccgaggaggaggctacgcaagagaagaagggcgaTGTCGTCGCCAGCTTCGAGGAGAGTGctgtggagaagaagcccgacCAGACCGCAGAGAAGTACGAGCCGACCTCGTTCCTCAAGAGATACCCCGTCAGCCTGGTCAACGTCGAGAACCTTGTCGATGAGCCATACGACCCCAAGAGCCCTGTTATCCGCGCCGTCACCAACGAGATCGTCAACGTCTTCAAGGAGGTGGCCACAATGAACAACCTCTTCCGTGACCAAATCTCGACCTTTTCCATGAGCCAGTCCACCGGAAACGTGACATCAGAACCCGCCAAGCTTGCCGACTTTGCCGCCGCCGTGTCGTCGGGCGAGCAGAAGGAGCTGCAGGAGGTCCTGGGATGTCTCAATGTGGAGGAGAGGATGCAGAAGGCCCTGGTGGtgctcaagaaggagctcaTGAATGCCCAGCTACAGTCCAAGATTAGTAAGGATGTGGAGAACAAGATCAGCAAGAGACAGCGCGAGTACTGGCTTATGGAGCAAATGAAGGGTATCCGCCGTGAGCTAGGCCTCGAGTCGGACGGTAAGGACAAGCTGGTCGAGaagttcaaggagaaggccaacaAGCTCGCCATGCCCGATGCCGTGCGCAAGgtctttgacgaggagctcaacaAGCTTGCTCACCTCGAGACTGCTGCTTCCGAGTTCAACGTGACGAGGAACTACCTGGACTGGCTCACACAGATCCCCTGGGGTCGGAGGAGCGCCGAGAACTTTGGCATCCCCAACGCCGTCAAGATCCTGGACGAGGATCACCACGGCCTCAAGGATGTCAAGGACCGTATTCTCGAGTTCATCGCGGTTGGCAAGCTTCGAGGCACTGTCGAGGGTAAGATCCTCTGCTTCGTCGGTCCTCCCGGAGTGGGCAAGACCAGTATCGGAAAGTCGATTGCGCGAGCCCTCAACCGAGAATATTACCGATTCAGTGTCGGAGGTCTTACCGATGTTGCTGAGATCAAGGGTCACCGAAGGACCTACGTCGGTGCCCTTCCCGGTCGTATGATCCAGGCGCTGAAGAAGTGCCAGACTGAGAACCCTCTTATCCTGATCGATGAGATTGACAAGATTGGCCGAGGATACCAGGGTGACCCCTCATCTGCACTGCTGGAGCTGTTGGACCCTGAGCAGAACAGCTCTTTCCTGGACCACTACATGGACGTGCCCGTTGACCTGTCCAAGGTCTTGTTTGTGTGCACAGCCAACATGACCGACACCATCCCCCGACCTCTGCTCGACCGAATGGAGATTATCACCCTCTCGGGCTACGTTGCTGATGAGAAGATGGCCATCGCCCAACGGTACCTCGCTCCCGCCGCCAAGGAAACCGCCGGACTTCAGAATGCCGACGTCGTCCTGAGTGAGGAGGCCATTGAGGAGCTGATCAAGTCGTACTGCCGCGAGTCGGGTGTCCGAAACCTCAAGAAGCAGATCGAAAAGGTCTACCGCAAGTCTGCCCTCAAGATCGTTCAGGAGCTCGGTGAGGATGTTCTCCCTGAGGAGGACGCCCTGACCGAGGAGGGCAAGTCTGCgctcgaggaggctgagaagaagaaggaggaggcggccaGCACAGGTAAGGAGTCGGACGTGGAGAGCTCTTCCGAGTCTGGCGAGACTGGTACGGCCACGGAGAAGCCCCGCAAGCCTCTCCGGGTTCCCGACTCGGTCCACGTCGTCATCGGCAAGGACAACCTCAACGACTACGTTGGTCCCCCCGTCTTCACCTCGGATCGTCTGTACGACGTCAGCCCCCCTGGTGTCTCCATGGGTCTCGCCTGGACACAGCTTGGTGGTGCTGCCATGTACATTGAGTCGATTCTGCAGGCTCCCCTTCGACCAGAGACGCGGCCGCACCTCGAGATCACGGGTAACCTCAAGAACGTCATGAAGGAGTCCACCACGATCGCCTACTCCTTTGCCAAGGCTTTCATGGTCAAGGAGTTCCCCGATAACCACTtcttcgacaaggccaagatgcaCCTTCACGTTCCTGACGGTGCCGTCTCCAAGGATGGTCCTTCGGCTGGTATCACCATGGCTACTTCGCTCCTTTCCCTCGCCCTCGACACCCCTGTTGACCCGACCGTCGCTATGACTGGTGAGCTTACACTCACTGGCAAGGTGCTGCGTATCGGCGGTCTTCGCGAGAAGACTGTTGCCGCTCGTCGCGCTGGCTGCAAGACCATCATCTTCCCCAAGGACAACATGTCTGACTGGCTGGAGCTGCCTGAG AACATCAAGGAAGgccttcaaggccatcctGTGGCCTGGTACCCTGAGGTCTTCAATCTCGTCTTCCCCAACCTTGACCGCGAACAGGCCAACAAGTGCAAGATCCGCGAGtgggaggagcagcagaagaagaacaacccCGAGTccgccgaggaagaagactaG